From the Glandiceps talaboti chromosome 10, keGlaTala1.1, whole genome shotgun sequence genome, one window contains:
- the LOC144440917 gene encoding neutrophil cytosol factor 2-like isoform X2, with protein sequence MADTASNVVINSLLFWDEAIALYDRNDLNAALQKMWDIPDPSAKIFFDIGVVHHGLGNLEAAEKSFESAIIKDCHLAIGHYQLAITYYKLNKFHKSEISFNLAHQCLRGKNYIDYKQLGLRYVLYECEVLYNLSLVYLGLNERQTALQTLDKALTSAESNRNLKEQIQNSRQSIQMGRNAALLEIPQEAIFRPPKSKTANIGKKDYLGKAKVVSSVTEKDEATGFIPVPKEIPPSDRSQSQPEIKTAPPTRPPPTISVAPPASLSTVPPTRPPPSQPLPDLPTNQPPANIPSAPPNRPTPTITKSPPGQPLPELPSEPTNKPPASAAPDRPPPTISKPPPSQPLPELPSAPTNQPPASAAPDRPPSTISKPPPSQPLPDLPKGKSVSTTSWLSNMAVATVGATESNNWVTIKAHYKYTCAIRVKTGTPYKEFSELICKKFEKLPSELNIWFRKEDNSELQKIDSEKLMKDFWNAANYGRITVWCYESEVEKPTNVPSKQVVAMYDFDAPQAVDLSFKEGNIISEVISIDDNWYQGQLHGKTGLFPKTYVKDLELPPPSPLAPDVTAKPVLRNTTSSTNQVTLRQKSSKTQSASFTQEETPTSFGALMQELKTATQRRSHYDTTNT encoded by the exons ATGGCAGACACAGCCAGTAATGTTGTTATCAACAGTTTGTTGTTTTGGGATGAAGCAATAGCATTGTACGATCGGAATGACCTGAATGCTGCTTTGCAGAAAATGTGGGATATCCCCGATCCTTCAGCTAAGATATTTTTTGATATAGGCGTAGTTCACCACGGACTTGGAAATCTTGAAGCCGCCGAAAAG TCATTTGAGAGTGCAATTATCAAAGACTGCCACCTTGCCATAGGACATTACCAACTGGCCATCacctactacaagttgaataaatttcataaatCAGAAATTTCTTTCAACTTGGCTCATCAGTGTCTCAGAGGAAAAAACTACATTGACTACAAACAACTTGGTTTGAGATACGTACTCTATGAATGTGAA GTACTTTATAATCTTAGTCTAGTGTACCTTGGTCTGAACGAGAGACAAACAGCCTTACAGACATTAGACAAAGCGCTGACGTCTGCTGAAAGTAATAGAAATCTGAAGGAACAAATCCAAAACTCAAGACAGTCAATACAG ATGGGCAGAAATGCTGCACTTCTAGAAATACCACAGGAGGCCATATTTAGACCACCTAAGTCCAAGACTGCAAACATTGGAAAGAAGGACTACCTAGGCAAGGCTAAAGTTGTATCATCGGTCACAGAAAAGGATGAAGCGACAGGTTTTATTCCTGTTcccaag GAGATTCCACCCTCAGATCGAAGTCAGTCTCAGCCAGAAATAAAAACCGCACCACCCACTCGACCACCGCCAACCATATCAGTAGCTCCACCAGCAAGTTTGTCAACGGTTCCACCAACTCGACCTCCACCAAGTCAACCGCTTCCAGATttaccaacaaaccaaccaccAGCAAACATACCTAGTGCTCCGCCCAATAGACCAACACcaacaataacaaaatcacCACCAGGTCAACCACTACCAGAGTTACCAAGTGAACCAACAAATAAACCACCAGCAAGCGCTGCTCCAGACAGACCACCACCAACAATATCAAAACCTCCGCCAAGTCAACCACTACCAGAGTTACCAAGCGCTCCAACAAATCAACCACCAGCAAGTGCTGCTCCAGACAGACCACCATCAACAATATCAAAACCTCCGCCAAGTCAACCACTACCTGATTTACCAAAG GGCAAATCTGTGTCAACTACATCATGGCTATCCAACATGGCGGTTGCCACTGTAGGTGCTACAGAGTCAAATAATTGGGTTACCATCAAAGCCCACTACAAGTACACATGTGCAATTAGAGTCAAAACAGGAACACCATACAAGGAATTCAGTGAATTAATCTGTAAAAAATTTGAGAAGCTGCCAAGTGAACTAAATATCTG GTTCAGAAAAGAAGACAACTCTGAACTACAGAAAATTGACAGTGAGAAACTCATGAAAGATTTTTGGAACGCTGCAAATTATGGTCGAATTACAGTTTGGTGTTATGAATCGGAG GTTGAAAAACCGACCAATGTCCCCAGCAAGCAGGTAGTTGCCATGTATGACTTTGACGCTCCCCAGGCAGTGGACCTCAGCTTTAAAGAAGGCAACATTATCAGTGAAGTTATTTCTA TTGATGATAACTGGTACCAAGGTCAACTTCATGGTAAAACTGGTCTCTTTCCTAAAACTTATGTCAAAGACCTTGAACttccaccaccatcaccactagcCCCCGATGTAACGGCTAAACCAGTCCTTCGCAATACAACATCGTCAACAAATCAAGTAACATTACGACAAAAATCGTCAAAAACACAGTCTGCCTCATTTACACAAGAAGAAACGCCAACATCGTTCGGTGCACTAATGCAAGAACTGAAAACAGCAACACAAAGGAGATCACATTACGATACTACGAATACTTAA
- the LOC144440917 gene encoding neutrophil cytosol factor 2-like isoform X1: MADTASNVVINSLLFWDEAIALYDRNDLNAALQKMWDIPDPSAKIFFDIGVVHHGLGNLEAAEKSFESAIIKDCHLAIGHYQLAITYYKLNKFHKSEISFNLAHQCLRGKNYIDYKQLGLRYVLYECEVLYNLSLVYLGLNERQTALQTLDKALTSAESNRNLKEQIQNSRQSIQMGRNAALLEIPQEAIFRPPKSKTANIGKKDYLGKAKVVSSVTEKDEATGFIPVPKEIPPSDRSQSQPEIKTAPPTRPPPTISVAPPASLSTVPPTRPPPSQPLPDLPTNQPPANIPSAPPNRPTPTITKSPPGQPLPELPSEPTNKPPASAAPDRPPPTISKPPPSQPLPELPSAPTNQPPASAAPDRPPSTISKPPPSQPLPDLPKVPPSRPPPPNISNIPPNRPPPPPSISLSPAVKSIPPPPQQPLPTVPSANNAAGQSSNKNLKITSHISPRVSPAASPRSSPKLAPKPKPVKSNSSLNANNDGDKQVLPQQPLTPSPPPSFQQPEDGKSVSTTSWLSNMAVATVGATESNNWVTIKAHYKYTCAIRVKTGTPYKEFSELICKKFEKLPSELNIWFRKEDNSELQKIDSEKLMKDFWNAANYGRITVWCYESEVEKPTNVPSKQVVAMYDFDAPQAVDLSFKEGNIISEVISIDDNWYQGQLHGKTGLFPKTYVKDLELPPPSPLAPDVTAKPVLRNTTSSTNQVTLRQKSSKTQSASFTQEETPTSFGALMQELKTATQRRSHYDTTNT, translated from the exons ATGGCAGACACAGCCAGTAATGTTGTTATCAACAGTTTGTTGTTTTGGGATGAAGCAATAGCATTGTACGATCGGAATGACCTGAATGCTGCTTTGCAGAAAATGTGGGATATCCCCGATCCTTCAGCTAAGATATTTTTTGATATAGGCGTAGTTCACCACGGACTTGGAAATCTTGAAGCCGCCGAAAAG TCATTTGAGAGTGCAATTATCAAAGACTGCCACCTTGCCATAGGACATTACCAACTGGCCATCacctactacaagttgaataaatttcataaatCAGAAATTTCTTTCAACTTGGCTCATCAGTGTCTCAGAGGAAAAAACTACATTGACTACAAACAACTTGGTTTGAGATACGTACTCTATGAATGTGAA GTACTTTATAATCTTAGTCTAGTGTACCTTGGTCTGAACGAGAGACAAACAGCCTTACAGACATTAGACAAAGCGCTGACGTCTGCTGAAAGTAATAGAAATCTGAAGGAACAAATCCAAAACTCAAGACAGTCAATACAG ATGGGCAGAAATGCTGCACTTCTAGAAATACCACAGGAGGCCATATTTAGACCACCTAAGTCCAAGACTGCAAACATTGGAAAGAAGGACTACCTAGGCAAGGCTAAAGTTGTATCATCGGTCACAGAAAAGGATGAAGCGACAGGTTTTATTCCTGTTcccaag GAGATTCCACCCTCAGATCGAAGTCAGTCTCAGCCAGAAATAAAAACCGCACCACCCACTCGACCACCGCCAACCATATCAGTAGCTCCACCAGCAAGTTTGTCAACGGTTCCACCAACTCGACCTCCACCAAGTCAACCGCTTCCAGATttaccaacaaaccaaccaccAGCAAACATACCTAGTGCTCCGCCCAATAGACCAACACcaacaataacaaaatcacCACCAGGTCAACCACTACCAGAGTTACCAAGTGAACCAACAAATAAACCACCAGCAAGCGCTGCTCCAGACAGACCACCACCAACAATATCAAAACCTCCGCCAAGTCAACCACTACCAGAGTTACCAAGCGCTCCAACAAATCAACCACCAGCAAGTGCTGCTCCAGACAGACCACCATCAACAATATCAAAACCTCCGCCAAGTCAACCACTACCTGATTTACCAAAGGTACCACCAAgccgaccaccaccaccaaataTATCAAACATTCCACCAAaccgaccaccaccaccaccaagcATATCATTATCTCCTGCAGTCAAATCCATTCCCCCTCCTCCACAGCAACCCCTACCCACCGTACCATCTGCTAACAATGCtgcaggtcaaagttcaaataagAACTTAAAGATTACATCACATATCTCACCAAGGGTTTCACCAGCTGCTAGTCCAAGGTCAAGTCCAAAGCTGGCACCAAAACCCAAACCAGTCAAGTCTAATTCATCACTAAATGCAAATAATGATGGAGATAAACAAGTGTTACCACAGCAACCACTTACACCATCCCCACCACCATCATTTCAACAGCCAGAAGAT GGCAAATCTGTGTCAACTACATCATGGCTATCCAACATGGCGGTTGCCACTGTAGGTGCTACAGAGTCAAATAATTGGGTTACCATCAAAGCCCACTACAAGTACACATGTGCAATTAGAGTCAAAACAGGAACACCATACAAGGAATTCAGTGAATTAATCTGTAAAAAATTTGAGAAGCTGCCAAGTGAACTAAATATCTG GTTCAGAAAAGAAGACAACTCTGAACTACAGAAAATTGACAGTGAGAAACTCATGAAAGATTTTTGGAACGCTGCAAATTATGGTCGAATTACAGTTTGGTGTTATGAATCGGAG GTTGAAAAACCGACCAATGTCCCCAGCAAGCAGGTAGTTGCCATGTATGACTTTGACGCTCCCCAGGCAGTGGACCTCAGCTTTAAAGAAGGCAACATTATCAGTGAAGTTATTTCTA TTGATGATAACTGGTACCAAGGTCAACTTCATGGTAAAACTGGTCTCTTTCCTAAAACTTATGTCAAAGACCTTGAACttccaccaccatcaccactagcCCCCGATGTAACGGCTAAACCAGTCCTTCGCAATACAACATCGTCAACAAATCAAGTAACATTACGACAAAAATCGTCAAAAACACAGTCTGCCTCATTTACACAAGAAGAAACGCCAACATCGTTCGGTGCACTAATGCAAGAACTGAAAACAGCAACACAAAGGAGATCACATTACGATACTACGAATACTTAA